The following coding sequences are from one Lolium rigidum isolate FL_2022 chromosome 6, APGP_CSIRO_Lrig_0.1, whole genome shotgun sequence window:
- the LOC124660003 gene encoding threonine synthase, chloroplastic-like, which yields MAATTSSLSLLFAHPHSRHSSTPHRLGRSHLRLPLRARCASDGAASASTTATKHRRPAEENIREEAARLRGPATTFSAWYEPFPPAADGDPNERYSLDDVVYRSTSGGLLDVRHDMDALARFPGSYWRDLFDSRVGRTTWPYGSGVWSKKEFVLPEIDSDHIVSLFEGNSNLFWAERLGRDHLGGMNDLWVKQCGISHTGSFKDLGMTALVSQVNRLRRAPLSRPINGVGCASTGDTSAALSAYCAAAGIPAIVFLPADRISLQQLIQPIANGATVLSLDTDFDGCMRLIREVTAELPIYLANSLNSLRLEGQKTAAIEILQQFNWQVPDWVIIPGGNLGNIYAFYKGFEMCRVLGLVDRVPRLVCAQAANANPLYRYYKSGWTDFQSLVAETTFASAIQIGDPVSIDRAVVALKATDGIVEEATEEELMDATALADLTGMFACPHTGVALAALFKLRDQGIIGTNDRTVVVSTAHGLKFTQSKIDYHDKNIKDMLCQYANPPISVKPDFGSVMDVLQKKLNGKI from the coding sequence atggcgGCCACCACCTCCTCGCTCTCCCTCCTCTTCGCCCACCCCCACTCCCGCCACTCTTCCACCCCTCACCGCCTCGGCAGGTCCCATCTCCGCCTCCCACTCCGCGCGCGCTGCGCCTCCGACGGCGCCGCATcggcctccaccaccgccaccaagcACCGCCGCCCCGCCGAGGAGAACATCAGGGAGGAGGCCGCGCGCCTCCGCGGCCCCGCCACCACCTTCTCCGCCTGGTACGAGCCCTTCCCCCCGGCCGCCGACGGCGACCCCAACGAGCGCTACTCGCTCGACGACGTCGTCtaccgctccacctccggcggcCTCCTCGACGTGCGCCACGACATGGACGCGCTCGCGCGCTTCCCGGGCTCCTACTGGCGCGACCTCTTCGACTCGCGCGTCGGCCGCACCACCTGGCCCTACGGCTCCGGGGTCTGGTCCAAGAAGGAGTTCGTGCTCCCCGAGATCGACTCCGACCACATCGTCTCCCTCTTCGAGGGCAACAGCAACCTCTTCTGGGCCGAGCGCCTCGGCCGCGACCACCTCGGCGGCATGAACGACCTCTGGGTCAAGCAGTGCGGCATCTCCCACACGGGATCCTTCAAGGACCTCGGCATGACGGCCCTCGTCAGCCAGGTCaaccgcctccgccgcgccccgCTCTCGCGCCCCATCAACGGCGTCGGCTGCGCCTCCACGGGCGACACCTCCGCCGCGCTCTCCGCCTACTGCGCCGCCGCGGGCATCCccgccatcgtcttcctccccgCCGACCGCATCTCGCTGCAGCAGCTCATCCAGCCCATCGCAAACGGCGCCACGGTGCTCTCGCTAGACACCGATTTCGACGGCTGCATGCGGCTCATCAGGGAGGTCACGGCTGAGCTCCCCATATACCTCGCGAATTCCCTCAACTCCCTTCGACTCGAGGGGCAGAAGACCGCTGCGATCGAGATACTGCAGCAGTTCAACTGGCAGGTGCCAGATTGGGTCATTATTCCGGGAGGCAACCTTGGGAACATCTATGCTTTCTACAAGGGGTTTGAGATGTGCAGAGTTCTTGGCCTGGTTGATCGTGTTCCACGCCTTGTCTGTGCGCAGGCCGCCAACGCGAATCCGTTGTACCGATACTACAAGTCTGGATGGACCGACTTCCAGTCGCTCGTTGCTGAAACCACATTTGCCTCTGCCATACAGATTGGTGACCCGGTTTCTATTGACCGTGCTGTTGTCGCGCTGAAGGCGACTGATGGTATCGTTGAGGAAGCTACAGAGGAGGAACTCATGGATGCGACGGCGCTTGCTGATCTCACTGGCATGTTTGCTTGCCCACATACTGGGGTTGCGCTTGCTGCTCTGTTCAAGCTCCGTGACCAGGGCATAATTGGCACTAATGACCGCACGGTGGTTGTTAGCACAGCCCACGGTCTGAAGTTCACACAGTCAAAGATTGATTACCATGACAAGAACATCAAGGACATGTTGTGCCAGTACGCCAATCCGCCCATCAGTGTGAAGCCTGACTTTGGTTCTGTCATGGACGTTCTCCAGAAGAAGCTCAATGGTAAGATCTGA